In the Candidatus Aminicenantes bacterium genome, one interval contains:
- a CDS encoding proton-conducting transporter membrane subunit, with amino-acid sequence MLFWTILVPALAAVLLALIPSRVKVLRELLALAASAASLVFAIQLFGQKTLEWRPGWLGDGIAFELRLFHFSSFILLGLAGFLVLIVVYSTAKMKAHPQVRLYYALVLLSAALANGAVLSDNFVPLVFFWEGLLVTLYGLIAIGGKDAHRTAMKAFIISGFCDFCLIMGIGILWAKTGTLTISQISVHPTGVYAAAFILMMIGAAGKAGVMPFHTWIPDAAIDAPVTFMAFMPAAFEKLLGIYLLARLTLDVFKIEKGGAMSLLMMTVGAATIVLAVMMALIQKDFKRLLSYHAVSQVGYMILGLGTGVAVGIAGGLFHMINHAMYKCGLFLSAGSVEHRCGTTEMKKLGGLAKAMPLTAAGFTVCALAISGVWPLNGFVSKEMVFHGALETGYTVFAVAAWLGAIFTFASFLKAGHSVFFGKPSEERPVAKIKESPIAIVLPILILALLCITFGVFNKLPLNTFIGPILDGHVEAGESVDFTSHALDVFTPVAGISMGCLLLAFLLHAYGWKKGGKKPYLASEPIHKAPVLKTIYAWAENRVFDLYEQGVVFLRGLSLVLFRGIDRPIDFVYEKAVTSVGGAMSGLLSKAHNGRYATYLAWCLGGLLVLAAVISVLVS; translated from the coding sequence ATGCTTTTCTGGACCATCCTCGTGCCGGCCCTGGCCGCCGTCCTGCTGGCCCTCATCCCTTCGCGGGTCAAGGTTCTGCGGGAGCTCCTGGCCCTGGCCGCCTCGGCCGCCTCGCTTGTCTTTGCCATCCAGCTCTTCGGCCAGAAGACGCTCGAATGGCGCCCCGGCTGGCTGGGCGACGGCATCGCCTTTGAGCTGCGGCTGTTCCACTTCTCCTCGTTCATCCTGCTCGGCCTGGCCGGTTTCCTCGTCCTGATCGTCGTCTACTCGACGGCCAAGATGAAGGCTCACCCGCAGGTCCGGCTCTACTACGCCCTGGTCCTCCTGTCGGCCGCCCTGGCCAACGGGGCCGTCCTATCCGACAACTTTGTCCCCCTGGTCTTCTTCTGGGAAGGCCTGCTGGTGACCCTCTACGGCCTGATCGCCATCGGCGGCAAAGATGCCCATCGGACCGCCATGAAGGCCTTCATCATCAGCGGCTTTTGCGACTTCTGCCTGATCATGGGCATCGGCATTCTGTGGGCCAAGACGGGGACGCTGACGATCTCCCAGATCTCGGTCCATCCGACCGGCGTCTACGCCGCCGCCTTCATCCTGATGATGATCGGCGCCGCCGGCAAAGCCGGGGTCATGCCTTTTCACACCTGGATCCCCGACGCCGCCATCGACGCCCCGGTGACCTTCATGGCCTTCATGCCGGCGGCCTTCGAGAAGCTGCTGGGGATCTACCTGCTGGCCCGGCTGACCCTGGACGTGTTCAAGATCGAGAAGGGCGGCGCCATGTCCCTGCTGATGATGACGGTCGGCGCGGCGACCATCGTCCTGGCCGTCATGATGGCCCTCATCCAGAAGGACTTCAAGCGGCTGCTGTCCTACCACGCCGTCAGCCAGGTCGGCTACATGATCCTGGGCCTCGGCACGGGGGTCGCGGTCGGGATCGCCGGCGGCCTCTTTCATATGATCAACCACGCCATGTACAAGTGCGGCCTGTTCCTCAGCGCCGGCTCGGTCGAACATCGCTGCGGGACGACCGAGATGAAGAAGCTCGGCGGGCTGGCCAAGGCCATGCCGCTGACCGCGGCCGGGTTCACCGTCTGCGCCCTGGCCATCTCCGGCGTCTGGCCGCTCAACGGCTTCGTCTCCAAGGAGATGGTCTTCCACGGCGCCCTGGAGACAGGCTACACCGTGTTCGCCGTCGCCGCCTGGCTGGGGGCGATCTTCACCTTCGCCTCGTTCCTCAAAGCCGGGCACTCGGTGTTCTTCGGCAAGCCGAGCGAAGAGCGGCCGGTAGCGAAAATCAAGGAAAGCCCGATCGCCATCGTCCTGCCGATCCTCATCCTGGCCCTGCTCTGCATCACCTTCGGCGTCTTCAACAAGCTGCCCTTAAATACGTTCATCGGCCCGATCCTCGACGGCCACGTCGAGGCGGGCGAGTCCGTCGACTTCACCTCGCACGCCCTGGACGTTTTCACCCCGGTGGCCGGGATCTCCATGGGCTGCCTGCTGCTGGCCTTCCTGCTCCACGCCTACGGCTGGAAGAAGGGCGGCAAAAAACCCTACCTGGCCTCGGAACCGATCCACAAGGCGCCCGTTCTCAAGACCATCTACGCCTGGGCCGAAAATCGCGTCTTCGACCTCTACGAGCAAGGCGTCGTCTTCCTGCGCGGCTTGTCGCTCGTCCTATTCCGGGGCATCGACCGGCCCATCGACTTCGTCTACGAGAAGGCCGTCACCTCGGTCGGCGGAGCGATGAGCGGACTGCTCAGCAAGGCCCACAACGGACGCTATGCCACCTATCTGGCCTGGTGCCTGGGCGGCCTCCTGGTCCTGGCCGCGGTCATCAGTGTTCTGGTCTCGTAA
- a CDS encoding NADH-quinone oxidoreductase subunit M encodes MIFLYIGLPLIVAAVLPLVGKVSKKVLPDVLANGVFLFLFAYAVTGARPLLAGGALRQTFTWFGEPLGIQIAVDGFSLFLLTVIALVSACVGLYSISYMEHYGSKANYYALLLMMIVGMNGLVLVTDLFQIYIFMEVAAVASYALVAFGREHAELEAAFKYLMLSVVASAAVLLAIALLFGLTGSLSFAAVGEGLRRLDDKIAAGIASALFLLGFGLKAALVPFHAWLPDAHPSAPAPISAILSGLLIKVSGVYAMTRVFFHVFGLTPALSEVLMWLGAVSIVVAALLALAQKDMKRMLAYSSISQVGYVVLGLGIGTPLGIAGGLFHLLNHAVAKSLLFLNSGSVQQATGTRDLDEMGGLAKRMPITATTNLIGSLSISGVPPLGGFWSKLLIIMALVQARQPALAVIAVLASVLTLWYYLIIQRKAFFGKLNARWAEVKEAPFWMSAATVILAVLCLALGLFFSSVVSTWIQPAADGLAKGMGM; translated from the coding sequence TTGATTTTCCTTTATATCGGTTTGCCCCTCATCGTCGCCGCGGTTCTGCCGCTCGTCGGGAAGGTCTCCAAGAAGGTCCTGCCCGACGTGCTGGCCAACGGCGTCTTCCTCTTCCTGTTCGCCTACGCCGTGACGGGCGCCCGCCCGCTTCTCGCCGGCGGGGCGCTCCGCCAGACCTTCACTTGGTTCGGCGAGCCGCTGGGCATCCAGATCGCCGTCGACGGCTTCAGCCTCTTTTTGCTGACCGTGATCGCCCTCGTCAGCGCCTGCGTCGGCCTCTATTCGATCAGCTACATGGAGCACTACGGTTCCAAGGCCAACTACTACGCCCTGCTCCTGATGATGATCGTCGGGATGAACGGACTGGTTCTAGTGACCGACCTCTTCCAGATCTACATCTTCATGGAGGTCGCCGCGGTGGCTTCCTACGCGCTGGTGGCCTTCGGCCGCGAGCACGCCGAGCTCGAGGCGGCCTTCAAGTACCTGATGCTCTCGGTCGTCGCCTCGGCCGCGGTCCTGTTGGCCATCGCCCTCCTGTTCGGGCTGACCGGCAGCTTGAGCTTCGCCGCCGTCGGCGAGGGCCTGCGCCGGCTGGACGATAAAATCGCGGCCGGGATCGCCTCGGCCCTGTTCCTGCTGGGCTTCGGGCTCAAGGCCGCCCTGGTTCCGTTCCACGCCTGGCTGCCGGACGCCCACCCTTCGGCCCCGGCCCCGATCTCGGCCATCCTGTCGGGCCTGCTGATCAAGGTCTCGGGCGTGTACGCCATGACCCGCGTCTTCTTCCACGTCTTCGGCCTGACCCCGGCCCTGAGCGAGGTTTTGATGTGGCTGGGCGCGGTTTCGATCGTCGTCGCCGCCTTGCTGGCCCTGGCCCAAAAAGACATGAAGCGGATGCTGGCCTACTCCTCGATCAGCCAGGTCGGCTATGTCGTCCTGGGCCTCGGCATCGGCACGCCGCTGGGCATCGCCGGCGGCCTGTTCCACCTGCTCAACCACGCCGTGGCCAAGAGCCTGCTGTTCCTGAACAGCGGCTCGGTCCAGCAGGCCACCGGCACCCGCGACCTGGATGAGATGGGCGGCCTGGCCAAGCGCATGCCGATCACGGCGACGACCAACCTGATCGGCTCGCTGTCGATCTCCGGCGTGCCGCCGCTGGGCGGATTCTGGAGCAAGCTGCTGATCATCATGGCCCTCGTCCAGGCCCGCCAGCCGGCCCTGGCCGTCATCGCCGTCCTGGCCAGCGTCCTGACCCTGTGGTACTACCTGATCATCCAGCGCAAAGCCTTCTTCGGCAAGCTCAACGCGCGCTGGGCGGAGGTCAAGGAAGCGCCCTTCTGGATGTCGGCGGCCACCGTTATTTTGGCCGTCCTCTGCCTGGCGTTGGGCCTCTTCTTCTCCTCGGTCGTCTCGACCTGGATCCAGCCCGCCGCCGACGGGCTGGCCAAGGGAATGGGGATGTAA
- a CDS encoding NADH-quinone oxidoreductase subunit J encodes MALDIALLVGLVLAAALAILAKDLIKAAVALAVSSLLLGIVFFRMSAPFAGVFEISVVAGLITVLFILTIALTKTDGEVQESRTALWIFPIFFIVFIAVDALVMKGLTAKIATLPAGPESGAFGDVLWKQRTFDLVGQLAVILSGVFAVLALFRKRDKDE; translated from the coding sequence ATGGCACTCGATATCGCCCTTCTCGTCGGGCTGGTTCTGGCCGCCGCCCTGGCCATCCTGGCCAAGGACCTGATCAAGGCGGCCGTCGCCCTGGCCGTGTCCAGCCTCCTGCTGGGCATCGTCTTTTTCCGGATGAGCGCCCCCTTCGCCGGCGTCTTCGAGATCTCGGTCGTGGCCGGGCTGATCACCGTGCTCTTTATCCTGACCATCGCCCTGACCAAGACCGACGGCGAAGTCCAGGAGTCCCGCACGGCCCTGTGGATCTTCCCGATCTTCTTCATCGTCTTCATCGCCGTCGACGCCCTGGTCATGAAGGGGCTGACGGCCAAGATCGCGACCCTGCCGGCGGGGCCCGAGTCGGGCGCCTTCGGCGACGTCCTCTGGAAGCAGCGGACGTTCGACCTGGTCGGCCAGCTGGCGGTCATCCTGTCCGGCGTCTTCGCCGTCCTGGCCCTGTTCCGAAAGAGGGACAAAGATGAATAG
- a CDS encoding NADH-quinone oxidoreductase subunit K → MNSHWLLYLFFAAGLVGIGLYALLTMRNLIKLFIGIEVIGKGVSLALLATGFAKGNILLAQSLVITFIVVEVCLVATALALIVNINRHTKSLDVRKLTQLKG, encoded by the coding sequence ATGAATAGTCATTGGCTTCTGTATCTGTTCTTCGCCGCAGGCCTGGTCGGCATCGGCCTTTACGCCCTGCTGACGATGCGCAACTTGATCAAGCTGTTCATCGGCATCGAAGTCATCGGCAAGGGCGTCAGCCTGGCCCTTCTGGCCACCGGGTTCGCCAAGGGCAACATCCTGCTGGCCCAGAGCCTGGTCATCACCTTCATCGTGGTCGAGGTCTGCTTGGTGGCGACGGCCCTGGCCCTGATCGTTAACATCAACCGGCACACCAAGAGCCTGGATGTCCGCAAGCTGACCCAGCTCAAAGGATAA
- a CDS encoding NADH-quinone oxidoreductase subunit B family protein, with translation MLKKLTRWSRIKSPWILHLNSGACNACDIEVVAALTPRFDVERFGVLLKATPRHADVIIATGPVTRQLKDRIIRIYEQTPDPKFVVAVGACAMSGCVYRGAYNIMGGLDQVIPVDVYVPGCPARPDAILDGVVKLLGKL, from the coding sequence ATGCTGAAGAAACTGACCCGCTGGTCCAGGATCAAATCGCCCTGGATCCTGCACCTGAACTCCGGCGCCTGCAACGCCTGCGACATCGAGGTCGTGGCCGCACTGACGCCGCGCTTCGACGTCGAGCGCTTCGGGGTCCTGCTCAAGGCCACTCCGCGGCACGCCGACGTCATCATCGCCACCGGTCCCGTCACCCGCCAGCTCAAGGACCGGATCATCCGCATCTACGAGCAGACCCCGGACCCCAAATTCGTCGTCGCCGTGGGCGCCTGCGCCATGTCCGGCTGCGTCTACCGCGGCGCCTACAACATCATGGGCGGCCTGGACCAGGTCATCCCGGTGGACGTCTACGTCCCCGGATGCCCGGCCCGGCCCGACGCCATCCTGGACGGCGTCGTCAAGCTCCTGGGAAAACTGTGA
- a CDS encoding NADH-quinone oxidoreductase subunit C yields MTDAEKIDKAKALLGARLIESANPAPHRVFLTVAPGDLRASIEALKTGLDQWYLSTISGVDKGDVYEILYHFGDTAGSITVRTAIPKAEPHLPSICIVIPGAILYERELQDMFGIVVDDIPDPRNLLMPDGWPENNFPLRKDWKFERPKEIIPGGKA; encoded by the coding sequence ATGACCGACGCCGAAAAGATCGATAAAGCCAAGGCCCTCCTGGGCGCCCGCCTGATCGAGAGCGCCAACCCGGCGCCCCACCGGGTCTTCCTGACCGTCGCCCCGGGCGATTTGCGCGCCTCTATCGAGGCCCTCAAGACCGGGCTCGACCAGTGGTACCTGTCCACCATCAGCGGGGTCGACAAGGGCGACGTCTACGAGATCCTTTACCACTTCGGCGACACGGCCGGCTCGATCACCGTCCGGACCGCCATCCCCAAGGCCGAGCCGCACCTCCCGTCGATCTGTATCGTCATCCCCGGCGCCATCCTTTACGAGCGCGAACTGCAGGACATGTTCGGGATCGTCGTCGACGACATCCCGGACCCCCGCAACCTGCTCATGCCCGACGGCTGGCCGGAGAACAACTTCCCGCTGCGGAAGGACTGGAAATTCGAGCGGCCGAAGGAAATCATCCCCGGAGGCAAGGCATGA
- a CDS encoding nickel-dependent hydrogenase large subunit — protein sequence MKFQIPIGPQHPALKEPISLRMTVEGEVIKDADLRLGYNHRGMEKLAEEKTWIQNIYLTERICGICSHSHATCFVQGAEKLLEIEPPKRGLYLRYLVSELERVHSHLLWLGVAGHEAGFDSFFMYTWRDREVVMDLLEMISGNRVHYAINTLGGVRRDLDEIQKAKILEGLKILKERSEYYLKIGAGEPTFVGRLAGVGMLSKQQVMDLCAVGPVARASGVARDVRKDDPHAFYNDVEFDVATADSCDVLGRAVVRIKELFESYKIAEFVVRNLPDGPIAVKSPRRAKPGEVVSRYEAPRGENIHYIKSNGTDKPERLKVRAPTLANYPATVEMLRHGFIADIPLIFAAIDPCICCAERTAELVDARTGEERIVRFSDLRRLAASRAAHSDKRNGPWPL from the coding sequence ATGAAGTTCCAAATCCCGATCGGTCCCCAACACCCCGCCCTCAAGGAGCCGATCAGCCTGCGCATGACCGTCGAGGGCGAGGTCATCAAGGACGCCGATCTCCGCCTCGGCTACAACCACCGCGGCATGGAGAAGCTGGCCGAGGAGAAGACCTGGATCCAGAACATCTACCTGACCGAGCGCATCTGCGGCATCTGCTCGCACTCCCACGCCACCTGCTTCGTCCAGGGAGCGGAAAAGCTGCTGGAGATCGAGCCCCCGAAGAGGGGCCTATACCTCAGATACCTCGTCTCGGAGCTCGAGCGCGTCCACAGCCACCTGCTCTGGCTCGGTGTCGCCGGCCACGAAGCCGGGTTCGACTCGTTCTTCATGTACACCTGGCGGGACCGTGAGGTTGTCATGGACCTCCTGGAGATGATCTCGGGCAACCGGGTCCATTACGCCATCAACACCCTGGGCGGAGTCCGGCGCGACCTGGACGAGATCCAGAAGGCCAAGATCCTGGAGGGCTTGAAAATCCTCAAGGAGCGGAGCGAATACTACCTCAAGATCGGGGCCGGCGAGCCGACTTTCGTCGGACGCCTGGCCGGCGTCGGCATGCTGTCCAAGCAGCAGGTCATGGACCTCTGCGCTGTCGGCCCGGTGGCCCGGGCCTCCGGCGTCGCCCGCGACGTCCGTAAGGACGACCCGCACGCTTTCTACAACGACGTGGAGTTCGACGTCGCCACGGCCGACTCATGCGACGTGCTGGGCCGGGCGGTCGTCCGGATCAAGGAGCTCTTCGAGTCGTACAAGATCGCCGAGTTCGTCGTCCGCAACCTGCCCGACGGGCCGATCGCCGTCAAGTCCCCCCGGCGGGCCAAGCCGGGCGAAGTCGTCAGCCGCTACGAGGCGCCGCGGGGCGAGAACATCCACTACATCAAGTCCAACGGCACCGACAAGCCGGAGCGGCTCAAGGTTCGGGCCCCGACCCTGGCCAACTACCCGGCCACGGTGGAGATGCTGCGCCACGGCTTCATCGCCGACATCCCGCTCATTTTCGCCGCCATCGACCCCTGCATCTGCTGCGCGGAGCGGACGGCCGAGCTGGTCGACGCCCGGACGGGCGAGGAGCGGATCGTCCGCTTCAGCGACCTGCGGCGGCTGGCCGCGAGCCGCGCCGCCCACTCGGACAAAAGGAACGGGCCATGGCCGCTGTGA
- a CDS encoding NADH-quinone oxidoreductase subunit H, whose amino-acid sequence MAAVKTLFYLVVYPGLLFLFVYATFCEWFDRKIYARLQNRMGPTHTGRGGVLQPVADFFKLLAKEDIVPDRADKALFTWLPVVGLAIVLTAGILLPVWHSQPGASTFNSFSGDLIILLYLLSLPTLIFFLAGWASTNAFSIIGGTRVLTMLFGYEVPLFLAVLGPAMLAGSWRLVEIAAFYQHRPYLLLVNIIGFGVALVCVQAKLERTPFDIPHAETEIVGGTFTEYSGKKLALFRLMTDIEMVVSAGLVAAVFMGGFGGGLILGFIQFILKTLFVIFLLTLMRATTSRLRVDQVVTVAWKYLAPLAVLQLLIVILVKGLVL is encoded by the coding sequence ATGGCCGCTGTGAAAACCCTCTTCTACCTGGTCGTCTACCCCGGTCTTCTCTTCCTGTTCGTCTATGCCACCTTCTGCGAATGGTTCGACCGGAAGATCTACGCCCGCCTCCAGAACCGCATGGGCCCCACCCATACCGGCCGCGGCGGCGTGCTCCAACCGGTGGCCGACTTCTTCAAGCTGCTGGCCAAAGAGGACATCGTCCCGGACCGGGCCGACAAGGCCCTGTTCACCTGGCTGCCGGTCGTCGGCCTGGCTATCGTCCTGACCGCCGGAATACTTCTCCCGGTCTGGCATTCCCAACCCGGTGCCTCCACCTTCAACTCCTTCTCGGGCGACCTCATCATCCTGCTCTATCTGCTGAGCCTTCCGACCCTGATCTTCTTCCTGGCCGGCTGGGCTTCGACCAACGCCTTTTCGATCATCGGCGGCACCCGCGTCCTGACCATGCTTTTCGGGTACGAGGTGCCTCTCTTCCTGGCCGTGCTGGGCCCGGCCATGCTGGCCGGATCGTGGCGCCTGGTCGAGATCGCGGCCTTCTATCAGCACCGGCCGTACCTCCTGCTTGTCAACATCATCGGCTTCGGGGTCGCCCTGGTCTGCGTTCAGGCCAAGCTGGAGCGGACGCCCTTCGATATCCCGCACGCCGAGACCGAGATCGTCGGCGGCACCTTCACCGAGTACTCGGGCAAGAAGCTGGCCCTCTTCCGGCTGATGACCGACATCGAGATGGTCGTCTCGGCCGGCCTGGTCGCGGCCGTCTTTATGGGCGGGTTCGGGGGCGGCCTCATCCTGGGCTTCATCCAGTTCATCCTCAAGACCCTGTTCGTCATCTTCCTGCTGACGCTGATGCGGGCGACGACGTCCCGCCTCCGGGTCGACCAGGTGGTCACGGTGGCCTGGAAATACCTGGCTCCGCTGGCCGTCCTTCAGCTCCTGATCGTCATCCTGGTCAAGGGATTGGTGTTATGA
- a CDS encoding 4Fe-4S dicluster domain-containing protein, giving the protein MKLGIFLPELIRSLFKKPNTVDYPFQKLEVPPGFRGTPFLHPDLCIACRACERDCPAEAIEIEELSKEEKKFQMIIHNDRCIHCAQCVDSCPTTPVKAMEMDHLYELADFDRHNLKMQYVYTRALPKKPAGSAAVPTVIKPEPAKL; this is encoded by the coding sequence ATGAAATTAGGCATTTTCCTTCCCGAGCTGATCCGGTCCCTATTCAAGAAACCGAACACGGTCGACTACCCCTTCCAGAAGCTCGAAGTCCCGCCGGGCTTCCGCGGCACGCCGTTCCTCCACCCCGATTTGTGCATCGCCTGCCGGGCCTGCGAGCGGGATTGCCCGGCCGAGGCCATCGAGATCGAGGAGCTCTCCAAGGAAGAAAAGAAATTCCAGATGATCATCCACAACGACCGCTGCATCCATTGCGCGCAGTGCGTGGACTCCTGCCCGACCACCCCGGTCAAGGCCATGGAGATGGATCACCTCTACGAGCTGGCCGACTTCGACCGCCACAACCTGAAGATGCAATACGTCTACACCCGAGCCCTGCCGAAGAAGCCGGCGGGCTCTGCCGCCGTGCCGACCGTCATCAAGCCCGAACCGGCCAAGCTTTAA
- a CDS encoding alpha/beta hydrolase: MIRTRVFIGTVLLILPMLIAAERQAPPDGPRIEWAPLPAPFAEPRPDARTGYLIVPERRETPRSGRTIRLPFLILKSRSASPRPDPVFFTAGGPGGSTLSRTGFFSRSPLRDDRDIILLEQRGNRFAEPALMGPEIDRALRSGWGARLNGDPDPLVVKAALSAAARSLKESGIDPTGYTTKESAADIAELRRLLGIEAWNLYGVSYGTKLILTILRDHPEGVRAVILDSVLPLEANCDEETPANILVALNSVFAVCREDERLRERFPDLRERFFRLLAEANRHPIEIETTNPSEAKPLAVTLDGVGIMNCVYNGLEDSSVVPRLPLIIDAACRGEYARLAPLAKTYLGSTQGTAWGMRISVWCNEELPFMDPKKVLRPSGLPPELARFIQPQIPWGAQRAWPRGHPAEAENRPVRSFVPTLIAAGEFDPDTPTKWAHQTAGHLPNARLIEFAGFSHAPLFGHPEAARIMREFLAVPSRTPEPGKAAERPAFRISWEEPPPN; the protein is encoded by the coding sequence ATGATTCGGACCCGCGTCTTCATCGGCACCGTTTTGCTCATCCTGCCCATGCTTATCGCTGCGGAAAGACAGGCCCCGCCCGACGGGCCCCGCATCGAATGGGCCCCCCTCCCGGCCCCTTTCGCCGAGCCGCGTCCGGACGCCAGGACCGGTTACTTGATCGTTCCCGAACGGAGGGAGACGCCGCGCTCCGGCCGGACCATTCGACTCCCATTCCTCATCCTGAAAAGCCGGAGCGCCTCGCCGCGGCCGGACCCGGTCTTCTTCACGGCGGGAGGGCCCGGCGGAAGCACCCTCTCCCGGACCGGCTTTTTCAGCCGCTCTCCGCTTCGCGACGATCGGGACATCATCCTCCTCGAGCAGCGCGGAAACAGGTTTGCCGAGCCGGCCTTGATGGGCCCGGAAATCGACCGCGCCCTCCGGTCAGGCTGGGGAGCGCGGCTCAACGGAGATCCGGATCCCCTGGTGGTGAAGGCGGCGCTGAGCGCGGCCGCCCGGTCGCTGAAGGAATCCGGCATCGACCCGACAGGCTATACCACCAAGGAGAGCGCGGCCGATATCGCCGAGCTTCGGCGGCTGTTGGGGATCGAGGCCTGGAATCTCTACGGCGTCTCCTACGGCACCAAGTTGATTCTGACGATCCTGCGCGATCATCCGGAAGGGGTGCGCGCGGTCATTCTCGATTCCGTCCTGCCCCTCGAGGCCAATTGCGACGAAGAGACGCCGGCCAATATCCTGGTTGCTCTCAACAGCGTCTTCGCGGTCTGCCGCGAGGACGAGAGGCTGCGAGAGCGATTTCCGGACCTGCGCGAGCGGTTCTTCCGTTTATTGGCCGAAGCCAACCGGCATCCGATCGAGATCGAAACGACGAATCCATCGGAGGCCAAGCCCCTCGCCGTGACCTTGGACGGCGTCGGGATCATGAATTGCGTTTATAACGGGCTGGAAGACTCTTCGGTTGTGCCCAGGCTTCCCCTGATCATCGACGCGGCCTGCCGGGGTGAATACGCCCGTCTCGCCCCCTTGGCCAAAACCTATTTGGGCTCCACGCAGGGAACGGCCTGGGGCATGAGGATCTCGGTTTGGTGCAACGAGGAGCTTCCGTTTATGGATCCCAAGAAGGTTCTCCGCCCCTCCGGGCTGCCGCCCGAGCTGGCCCGGTTTATCCAGCCCCAGATCCCCTGGGGCGCGCAACGGGCGTGGCCGAGAGGCCATCCCGCCGAGGCCGAAAACAGGCCGGTGCGGAGCTTCGTCCCGACCCTGATCGCCGCCGGCGAGTTCGACCCCGACACGCCGACGAAATGGGCCCACCAAACCGCCGGCCATCTTCCGAACGCCCGTCTCATCGAATTCGCCGGATTTTCACACGCCCCCTTGTTCGGGCATCCCGAAGCGGCCAGAATCATGCGCGAATTCCTAGCGGTTCCTTCCCGGACGCCTGAGCCGGGGAAAGCGGCCGAACGCCCGGCTTTTCGGATCTCCTGGGAGGAGCCCCCACCGAACTAA
- a CDS encoding hydrogenase 3 maturation endopeptidase HyCI has translation MSSTWRKILEEAIRAANKVVVLAAGNPDKGDDGAGPACAAALRRRQAERSNETVLIIDGRETPESQTGRIRRFGPELTIIIDAAIGGRTPGTIFIVEREKIADEGVSTHTISLLYLVRYLEESIDSQVIVLGIEPSSLELGSPMSPEVRQAVDEIVSELSLCFGKTS, from the coding sequence ATGAGCTCGACATGGCGGAAAATCCTGGAAGAGGCCATCCGTGCCGCCAACAAGGTCGTCGTCCTCGCTGCGGGCAATCCGGATAAAGGGGATGACGGCGCTGGCCCCGCCTGCGCGGCCGCACTTCGAAGGCGGCAGGCCGAGCGCTCGAACGAGACGGTCCTCATCATCGACGGCCGAGAAACTCCGGAAAGCCAGACCGGCCGGATCCGCCGTTTCGGGCCGGAATTGACGATTATTATCGACGCCGCGATCGGCGGACGCACTCCTGGAACGATCTTCATCGTCGAACGGGAGAAGATCGCCGACGAGGGCGTCTCGACCCATACGATTTCGCTTCTGTATCTCGTTCGTTATCTGGAAGAAAGCATCGACTCGCAGGTCATCGTCTTAGGCATCGAGCCGTCATCTCTTGAGCTCGGCTCCCCCATGAGCCCGGAAGTCCGTCAGGCCGTGGACGAGATTGTCTCGGAGTTGTCCTTGTGCTTTGGAAAAACATCGTAG